A region of the Prochlorothrix hollandica PCC 9006 = CALU 1027 genome:
GGGCGGGATCTGGCTGGGCCACCTGGGGGGCTATGGGATCGTAGAGGTCTTGGGCCGATCGTAGCCAACCTTGGGCGTTTTGATAGCTGGGGACTGTACATCCCTAGCGCCAGTCAACCCGATCGACGAGTTTGACCACCTCAGGGTTATTGCGGCCATAACTGGCCACATTGACCTCATCCACCTTAAATTTCCCCAGTTTAGCCACAATGGGATCCAGGGAAACCCCCTCCACCACCGGGTATTCATTATTGCCCTCCGCAAACACGGCTTGGGCTTCGGGAGTCACCAAAAACTCTAACAAGGCCACCGCATTATCCCGATGGGGAGCAGACACCGTGACCCCGCCCCCACTGATATTGACATGGGTGCCGCGATCGTCCTGATTGGGGAAGAAAATCGCCGTCTTGGCCACCACCTCTTGTTCCGCTGGCTGATCAGATTTCGCCATCCGTGCCCAATAGTAGTGATTGACAATGGCCACATCACACTGACCCGCCGCCACCGCTTCGATCTGGTTGGTGTCGCCCCCCTCCGGCGGACGGGCCAAGTTGGCCACCAGTCCCGCTGCCCACGCTTCCGTCGCAGGCACCCCCAGGGTCTCAATCATGGACCCCAGCAGCGACTGGTTATAGATATTGCTGGAACTGCGCACACAAACCCGCCCCTGCCATTGGGGTTCCGCCAAGGCTTCATAGGTGGATAGATCCGTGGGCTGCACCCGATCGGGGTTATAGACCAGGACCCGCGCCCGTTTGGTGAGGCCAAACCAAAGACCTGTCGGTTCCCGCAGGTACTCAGGAATACTCGCTTCCAACACGGCTGAATCCACAGGCTGCAAGATTCCCGCTTCCGCCGCCCGCCATAAACGACCCGCATCCGCCGCCATAAACACATCCGCTGGACTTTGTGCCCCTTCATTGCGAATGCGTTCAATCAGTTCATCGGCCTCTCCTTGGATGACCTGGACTTCAATACCCGTTTTTTCTTGAAATTCTTGATATAAAGTCTCATCTACATCATAGTGGCGGGCAGAATAGAGGTTCACCACAGCGGTCTCGGTGGGCTGGGTGGGGGCTGCTGTGGTACCACTCCCGGCAGGATCGGTGGGATCTGCTGCCTCAGGACTTTTTTGGCAACTTTGGCTGAGCAGCAGACCTAGGCTGGCCAGGGCGACAAGGGTGAGTTTGGCAGGGTGGATCATGATTTTATGGCCCATAGTTAGTAATTAATGGCATTAAGGAACACAAAAAAAGAGACCGAAGTCTCACTGCCCCTATTCTAATACAAAAGATTCTCAATAAGATAGAAATTTTTACTGCTCTCCTTAGGCTGACTGACTGACATAAGAGGGTCGCTGTAGGTTACGTTAAGGTACAAAACCCAACAGCCACAATGGTTGTGTTGGGTTTCGCAAGGCTCTACCCAACCTACGCAAACATTAGCTTTTCAGAAATTTTGTCAGTTAAGTAGCTCCTTAGGATATTCCTCCGCCCTGATTCCCAGACATAACCTGTTGTCATCTCTGTAATCCGGGTTTCAAGTCATCCGCGCTTCAGCAAGGGTTTCATCAATATCATCATGGATGGGCTGTTATAAATCCTGCTGATAGCGCCACTTCCACAGTCCACCCCAGAGCATATTGGTCACCATATGGGCCACCACCGCCACCAGTAAATGCCCCGTCCACACCACCGACAGGGCCAAAATCAAGCCCACCACACTGGCCCAAACCCCATAGGGCCACTGCTGCCAACTACTGAGGTGTAGCAAACCAAAGCAAAAACTAGACAGCAGCAACACGCCCCACCCCAGACCAAAGGCTGACAACACCATGCCCCGAAACAGTAATTCCTCGCTGAGTCCCGGTAAAAGCCCCAACCACACTAAATCAATCCAGGCGAGGGGTTTGACCACTAAATCTAAGTAAAGGGTCGTGCTGGCGCGGTACTGGGGCCACAGGGCATACAGTCCCCCGCTGGCCACGGTAATCGCCAACCCCAACCCCAGGCCCGCCCCCAGTTCCCAGACAGTCCAGCGGATACCCAGGGGATAGACCTGCCCCCAGGCTTGCCACGCTTTGGTAATCAGCAACAGCACAAAGGCCGTGATGCCGATCGCAGCCATGACTTGACTGCGATCGAGGGGTTCCAGGGGATCGGGGGATGGCTCTGGGGATTCAAAATCCGGCACAGTAAAAACCAGGGAAGGGGACAGTTGGCGTGGGGACGTTGACCTAGGAGCCGTGTTCGTCATCATGGCAGGTTCTTGAGTCATGAACTGGGAACCCCTGCTCTAGCACCTCTTCTGGGACTCAGCAGATTTGTCACCCTAAGCCGAGTTGAGACGGACTGAAGCCCTGACTAGGCAACGATCGATCGATTTGCGATCTTTTTATTTGCGATCGATCTTTTTGCGATCGATGCCGGTCCGTTACCGGAAATCTGGGTCTAAAGCCCCGTCCTTCTAGGACGGCTTTTCTTCCTGCAACCGATCTATCCAGTCTTCCACANNNNNNNNNNNNNNNNNNNNNNNNNNNNNNNNNNNNNNNNNNNNNNNNNNNNNNNNNNNNNNNNNNNNNNNNNNNNNNNNNNNNNNNNNNNNNNNNNNNNACAGCGAACAGCTTGGACTATTCGCCTAGCCGGAGAATCCCCGCACCTTTAGGTCGGGGAGCATGTCAATACCCCGATCTGCGTCTTGTGATGGATGGCTCGCCTCGATCGCATCAACGTAGCGGGTCTGGGAAAGGATCTGAGAAGCGATCGTGACGGGAGGCTAACCGGGCTTTTCCCGCTGCTGCCCAAGCTTGCAGGGCTTCAATCTGTTCCTGGGCTGTTTTAGCCAAGGGTACAATTTGGCTGGCCGCTTCCAAAATATCATCGGTGGTAAAGTCCCGGTTTTGGCTAAAGCCTAAATGCATGGCTTCAATCAAGGTTTGCTCAATTTCAGCCCCGGAAAAATCGGGGGTTTCATAGGCAAGGCGCTCCAGATCATAACGCTCCCAGCCCTGGGGACGGAGACGACCTAAATGCACTGCAAAAATGGCTTGTCGCTCCCGTTGATTGGGCAGACCCACAAAGAAAATTTCATCGAAACGCCCCTTGCGCAACAGTTCCGGGGGTAGGCTCTGGATGTTGTTGGCCGTAGCCACCACAAACACCGCAGAGGTTTTCTCGGCCTGCCAAGTGAGAAAAGTTCCTAAGACCCGGTTGGCAGTGCCGGAGTCACCGCGACTATCCAGCCCCCCAAAGGCTTTATCGATTTCATCGATCCACAACACACAGGGGGCGAGGGTTTCCGCCAGTTGGATCATTTGCCGGGTACGGGCTTCCGACTGTCCCACCAATTCTGCAAACAACCGTCCCACATCCAATCGTAACAGGGGCAAATGCCAATGGTGGGCAATGGCCTTAGCCGTTAAGGATTTGCCGGTTCCCTGGATCCCCACCAGCAGCAATCCCTTGGGATAGGGCAATCCATACTGGCGAGCCTGATCCGAAAATGCTCCGCCGCGCCGTAGCAGCCAGTCTTTGAGGTTATCTAAGCCCCCAATATCGGTAATGCGTTCCGTAGCAGCATAGAAATCCAAAACTTGGGTTTGGCGAATGGTTTGGCGCTTTTCCTCCAACACCCAGTCCACATCATCGGGCTGTAAGGTTCCATGGTCGGCGATCGCCCGGGCAATGACCCGTTGTACCCGCTCTAAGGACAACCCCTGGCAGGATCGCACTAATGCGTCTAAATCCCCTGAACCCATGGACTGACCCAAGGCAGCCATCAGGTGCTGCAACTCCCGCCGAATCTCCCCAGGGCTGGGGGGCGGAAACTCCAACAAAACAGCCACTTCAGCCAAGTCGGGGGGCAGGTTGAACTGGGGGGAGACCAGGAGAATTAAATTTTTGGCTTGAGCCTTCAGGCGACGGGCGGTATTGCGCAACTGGCGGACAATGGCCACATCCTCTAAAAAGCGGTGGAAATCGCGCAGGACAAAAATGCCCGGTGCCTGGGGGGGCAACTGGTTCAGAAATTCCAAGGCTCCCAGGGGATTACGCTTGGCGGTGCCCAGGTGGTTAGGACTGCCCTGATAGCCATCGACAAAATCCCAGCAGTAGACAGCCCGGTTACCCAAGGTTTGGGCCGATCGGCCAATGGCCTGTTCTACCCGTTCCTCCTCCAGGGTGGGAATATACAGCACGGGATAGCAGGCCCGTAGCAGTAACCCTAACTCATCCTCAAATGCCATCTCAAAGGCCATTGTTGGAAAGCTGACCGCGTAGGGTATTTAAGGCGAGCCACCGTTGATCCGTAGAGGTCTGGTGCGGGCGATCGTCGGCACCCAGGACAATACCCTGGCAGTCTGGGGCGCAGATTTGGCGGGAGGGCAAGGACAGACACACCTGCTCATAGAGCCATTGGGCCACGGCAAAGGATCCCGTGGCATCGAGGGTTTCCCCCAGATCATCGGCATCCCCGCCGTCCTCCAGACCGCCCCATCCCTCCCTGGAGGATTCATCCCCCGGCTCTGCTAACCAAATTAATTCATCGGTGGCCACGGCAAGGCGAGCATTGTATTGCCCCAAACAGCGGTTACAGGTCAGGGTGACAATGGTTTGGGCCTCGACGGTTACTGCTAAATAATTGCCATGGTGAACCACCTGGAGGGAACCCTGGATCGGGGTCAAAGTCTCGAAATCAGGCAGATAGCCTTGAAAATCTAAGGTAAGGGTGCCATCGGGCAAATGAAAGAGTTGGGGTATGGATACCGGCTCCAACTGCTCCGATAGCGATGGCTGGTTTTGCATCTCTGGCATAGGGCAGCACCCCGATGTGTGAACAGTTAGTGGGTCGGGCTTAGCCCTCGGGGACAGACCACCAAGCGGCGATCGGGTTCCACTCCCCGACTAAAGGATTCCACCATGGGGAACGCCGTCAGCAGGGTATGTACCTGCCGTCGTTCCGCCGACGATAGACCTGTTAACTCGCACTCCACCCCCTTCTCCTGAACTTGATCCACCGCTGACTGGGTCAGGGTTTGGAGGGCTTCTAGCCGTGTGGCTCGGTAGTTGTTGATGTCAACGGTGAAGGGCAAATGGGCCACATCCCCCGACTCTAGATTGAGCAGTAGATTGGCTAAGTACTGGATCGAATCAATAACCTGGCCATGGTCACCGACTAGTAGTGACACTTGCTCAGGGCTAAGGGTCTCAGATCCAATGGTTAGCCAACCCATGGCGCTGGGTAGCGTGCTATCCAACGGCATACCCACAGGCTCCGGGGCTACTGCAAACACCTGACCCACCACCGGGACAGTTAGCCCCGACAGACGGAGGAGTTCCGTAAGCCATTGTTGACCCTTCGTCAGTTGACCCTTCGCCAGTTGATCGTCTACAGCAGATGTCATGGAGATGTCTTCTTTTTCTTCTTAGGATTGCTTTTCTTGGGGGCAGTGGAGCCGTCCGGGGAGGTGGCTGGGGCAGCGGTCTCGCCCTCACCCTCTTTCTTGAGCTTTTTGACGCTGACGGGTTCAAAGGGAAGGCGATCGTCCCCGCTCGCCATGGCTTCCTTGCGCTTCTCAGCTTCCACAATTTTTTGCAGGTTTTCCGGCAGGGGTTCCTGGGTCAAAATAAAGGTTTGGGCGGTTTGGAAAATGTTGGCAATCACCATGTACATCAACACCCCTGCCGGTAGGGGGAAAAAGAGGAACATCCCGGAGAAAATAATGGGTGTGAGGCTGTTAATGGTGTCCTGTTGGGGGTTACCGCTGGATCCCTGCCCCGACATTTTCTGGTTGATGTAAAGGCTGAACCCAAAGGTCAAGACCATCAAGACAATATCCCAGTTGATCTTGCCCTCGGCATCGACGGCCCCCACCTGTCCCAGGGCTTTGATAAACAGGAAACCCCGATTGGCCGCTAAACCAGGAATACTGGCCTGCACCGTGGCTGAACCGGGTTCCAGGGCGGCGATCGTCCCATCGTCCCGAATCATGACGTGCTCACTGCCTTTGGTGACCTGGAGGGCAGGCCGCAGGCTCATGCCCCCGTTCTCCTGAACAATATCTTTTAGCTTTTGGCCATCGGCAGTGCGGAACTGAATCCGGGTCTCATCCCCCACGGCCAAATGGTTACCATCGGGCAAAATGGCCGTAATGGGGAAGTGCAGACCATCGGTGACGTAGAGATTCTGGGTTTTGGCCGTCACGGACTGGGGCACTACCTGCTCTAGTTTTTCCTGGGGCAACACATCCACCGTCAAACTGTAATTAGTGGTGGAAAAGGGCGATCCCCGCAGAGTGGCAAAGAGGGCAAAGAGAATGGGCATCTGGAACACCAGGGGCAAGCAGCCCGCGAGGGGATTCCCAAATTCCTGAAACAGCTTACCCAGCTCTTCCTGTTGCTTGCTGGGGTCGTCCTTATAGCGTTCCCGAACTTCCTGCTGTCGCTTTTGGAGAACCGGGTTGGCAATGCGCATGCGTCGGGCATTCCGGATCGAACCTGCACTCAGGGGATACAGGCCCAGACGAATGACCACCGTTAGGGCCACAATAGCTAGGCCATAGCTGGGAACCAATCCATAGAAAAAGTCTAGGATTGGCAACATCACATTGTTTGAAAGAAACCCGATACCAAAATCCATGGGTGCTCCAAGCTTGTCGTAATCCTACAGGTAACATAGTCCCGCCACTGACTGGGGCACTGCCGACCCCCACCATCACTCTAGGGCCAGGGTAACCGTCCAGGTGGAAGGGGTCTAGGGCAACAGTGCAGCGGGGGCTTCTCGTCCGAGCCAAGCCCGGTTAAACAATTAATTTTGAGAGGGCGATGCCCAACCCCACTCCCCAACCCCACTCCCCAAACCCACTATTGGATTGTCTCACGGGGCGGTGTTACTGGGGCAGTGGAATCAGGGGGACGATCGCCCTACTGACACACCCTCGCCTTGGGTCTAACCCTCTTGGGGGGCTAGGCTTCGAGGGATTTTTTGGTTTTGGCCGCCACGCGATCGATGATATAGGCATAAACCTCTTTATAGCGGGGCATGGCCCGCAGTTCCACTTTGCTGCCATCCTTCAAGAACAGCACCATATCTCCCCACAGCCCAATGCCCCGGGGGACTTTGTTCACTTTAACAATGTCGGAATAGATAACATCCGCTCGATTTTGACCCCGCCAGCCTCCCGTTACCGACACCCGACGATCGGTAATCCGGAACCGCAGCCAAACGGCCCGCACCACCGCCCCCACGGCCAAGGGAATGGTGACAATAAACACCGAGAGCAGGACATTTAAGATCACATCGCCGATGTGGGGTCCCCCCTCGTAATAAACCTCTTCACGAATGCCCATGGAACACCTCCGCCTCTTGTAACAGTTGCTCTAATTCTTGCAAAAAATTGGAATAATCACAGCCAACAGCCGGTGGTTTGGCACTGATCAGCAGTCCCAGGCCAGGGAGTAGCTGGGGCAACAGGTCTTGGATAATGGCTTGAATTTGCCGCCGAATACGGTTACGAACCACCGCCCGCTTACTCACTTTCTGGCTGACTACCACTGCAACGCGGGGGACTGTTTCAGCCCCAGGCTGAGCAGTAGATGGCATTGACGGTAAAACCCGCACCATGAGACAGGTGGCAGAGAACCGTCGTCCTTTGCGGTAAAGCCTGTCAAAATCTTGGCGATGGCGGAGGCGGTGAAGACGGGGGAGAGCCAAAGCATGTGCAACCAGCAACAGCACTCAAGACAGTTCGGTGTTTAATTCCGATCTGTAACTCCGATCTGTAACTCCAGATCTGTAACTCCAGATCTGTAACCCCGATCGTTCTTGGACTCCGAGTTCTTAGCAACCCTCAGGACGGGTTACCACAACCCCAAGGGGGTGACGTGTGAGCTTGATGGCGATCGTCCCCTGGACCCATCCCCCTAATCCGGATCTTTAAGGGTGACCTCAGCCGCAACCCTAGGGTTCCAAGGGAGAGGGCACCGGATTGGGCGGCTATTTAGGGAGATGAAATTGGTTTAGGGATGATGCAGGGACGAACCATAGCGGTGGGTTATACCGCTAAACGGGCACGTCCTTTACGGCGGCGGGCACGGACGACCCGACGACCGGTGTGGGTGCGCATCCGAACTCTAAAACCAGAAACCCGCTTACGTTTCCGGCTTGTTCCTTCCAGCGTTCTTTTAGTCATGGGACTGTGTTACTGTATGCTACAGGACGTTACAGGCAAAGTTTGGGACAAATAAAGTCACAGTCCCTAATGCTAGCACCATCTGGAGGCAGGGAAAAGAGGCGTAGCCCACGATCAGCAATTTCAATTTTAGAATGTAGCGGGAGATACAGAAATCACAGAGAAGGTCAAGGCGAAGATGAAAAGTGAAGTTCCCCCCCCTACTCTAGTGCCATGGAGCCTCTCCCTCTTAGCCTCGACACCTTACTGACTGTTTTGAGAGAGACCTTTCGAGGTTGCCCAGACCCCCGTAAACCCAGTAATAACACCCGTTATCCTTTGGTAGATGTGATGCTGGGAGCTTTTAGCGTGTTTTTCATGCAGAACTCCTCCTTCCTCGAACATCAGCGCCTCCTCAACAGTCGATGTGGACGACATAACCTCCAAACCCTCTTTGGGGCTGTTCAGATTCCCACCAGCGCTCAAATCCGGAAGATTTTGGANNNNNNNNNNNNNNNNNNNNNNNNNNNNNNNNNNNNNNNNNNNNNNNNNNNNNNNNNNNNNNNNNNNNNNNNNNNNNNNNNNNNNNNNNNNNNNNNNNNNAGGTGACCTATTTCCATAGTGCTCTATTGCCTACTATTGTCCATCCCGACCAAAGCCGGGTCATTTCCTTGGCTCCTGAGTTTATCTACCCTCAAGATGGTCATGACAAACAAGATTGCGAGATTGCAGCGGCGAAACGCTGGATTACCAAGGCTTCAGCTCTGTTTGAGAACCAAGCGATTACCCTCCTTGGGGATGACCTGTACAGCCGCCAACCCCTGGTGGAGCAAGCTTTAAGCCATCAGTTCA
Encoded here:
- a CDS encoding AAA family ATPase; the encoded protein is MAFEDELGLLLRACYPVLYIPTLEEERVEQAIGRSAQTLGNRAVYCWDFVDGYQGSPNHLGTAKRNPLGALEFLNQLPPQAPGIFVLRDFHRFLEDVAIVRQLRNTARRLKAQAKNLILLVSPQFNLPPDLAEVAVLLEFPPPSPGEIRRELQHLMAALGQSMGSGDLDALVRSCQGLSLERVQRVIARAIADHGTLQPDDVDWVLEEKRQTIRQTQVLDFYAATERITDIGGLDNLKDWLLRRGGAFSDQARQYGLPYPKGLLLVGIQGTGKSLTAKAIAHHWHLPLLRLDVGRLFAELVGQSEARTRQMIQLAETLAPCVLWIDEIDKAFGGLDSRGDSGTANRVLGTFLTWQAEKTSAVFVVATANNIQSLPPELLRKGRFDEIFFVGLPNQRERQAIFAVHLGRLRPQGWERYDLERLAYETPDFSGAEIEQTLIEAMHLGFSQNRDFTTDDILEAASQIVPLAKTAQEQIEALQAWAAAGKARLASRHDRFSDPFPDPLR
- a CDS encoding Fe(3+) ABC transporter substrate-binding protein, with the protein product MIHPAKLTLVALASLGLLLSQSCQKSPEAADPTDPAGSGTTAAPTQPTETAVVNLYSARHYDVDETLYQEFQEKTGIEVQVIQGEADELIERIRNEGAQSPADVFMAADAGRLWRAAEAGILQPVDSAVLEASIPEYLREPTGLWFGLTKRARVLVYNPDRVQPTDLSTYEALAEPQWQGRVCVRSSSNIYNQSLLGSMIETLGVPATEAWAAGLVANLARPPEGGDTNQIEAVAAGQCDVAIVNHYYWARMAKSDQPAEQEVVAKTAIFFPNQDDRGTHVNISGGGVTVSAPHRDNAVALLEFLVTPEAQAVFAEGNNEYPVVEGVSLDPIVAKLGKFKVDEVNVASYGRNNPEVVKLVDRVDWR
- a CDS encoding CPBP family intramembrane glutamic endopeptidase, whose amino-acid sequence is MPDFESPEPSPDPLEPLDRSQVMAAIGITAFVLLLITKAWQAWGQVYPLGIRWTVWELGAGLGLGLAITVASGGLYALWPQYRASTTLYLDLVVKPLAWIDLVWLGLLPGLSEELLFRGMVLSAFGLGWGVLLLSSFCFGLLHLSSWQQWPYGVWASVVGLILALSVVWTGHLLVAVVAHMVTNMLWGGLWKWRYQQDL
- a CDS encoding R3H domain-containing nucleic acid-binding protein codes for the protein MTSAVDDQLAKGQLTKGQQWLTELLRLSGLTVPVVGQVFAVAPEPVGMPLDSTLPSAMGWLTIGSETLSPEQVSLLVGDHGQVIDSIQYLANLLLNLESGDVAHLPFTVDINNYRATRLEALQTLTQSAVDQVQEKGVECELTGLSSAERRQVHTLLTAFPMVESFSRGVEPDRRLVVCPRGLSPTH
- a CDS encoding YceD family protein yields the protein MPEMQNQPSLSEQLEPVSIPQLFHLPDGTLTLDFQGYLPDFETLTPIQGSLQVVHHGNYLAVTVEAQTIVTLTCNRCLGQYNARLAVATDELIWLAEPGDESSREGWGGLEDGGDADDLGETLDATGSFAVAQWLYEQVCLSLPSRQICAPDCQGIVLGADDRPHQTSTDQRWLALNTLRGQLSNNGL
- the yidC gene encoding membrane protein insertase YidC, with translation MDFGIGFLSNNVMLPILDFFYGLVPSYGLAIVALTVVIRLGLYPLSAGSIRNARRMRIANPVLQKRQQEVRERYKDDPSKQQEELGKLFQEFGNPLAGCLPLVFQMPILFALFATLRGSPFSTTNYSLTVDVLPQEKLEQVVPQSVTAKTQNLYVTDGLHFPITAILPDGNHLAVGDETRIQFRTADGQKLKDIVQENGGMSLRPALQVTKGSEHVMIRDDGTIAALEPGSATVQASIPGLAANRGFLFIKALGQVGAVDAEGKINWDIVLMVLTFGFSLYINQKMSGQGSSGNPQQDTINSLTPIIFSGMFLFFPLPAGVLMYMVIANIFQTAQTFILTQEPLPENLQKIVEAEKRKEAMASGDDRLPFEPVSVKKLKKEGEGETAAPATSPDGSTAPKKSNPKKKKKTSP
- a CDS encoding PH domain-containing protein, which encodes MGIREEVYYEGGPHIGDVILNVLLSVFIVTIPLAVGAVVRAVWLRFRITDRRVSVTGGWRGQNRADVIYSDIVKVNKVPRGIGLWGDMVLFLKDGSKVELRAMPRYKEVYAYIIDRVAAKTKKSLEA
- the rpmH gene encoding 50S ribosomal protein L34, whose amino-acid sequence is MTKRTLEGTSRKRKRVSGFRVRMRTHTGRRVVRARRRKGRARLAV
- the rnpA gene encoding ribonuclease P protein component — protein: MALPRLHRLRHRQDFDRLYRKGRRFSATCLMVRVLPSMPSTAQPGAETVPRVAVVVSQKVSKRAVVRNRIRRQIQAIIQDLLPQLLPGLGLLISAKPPAVGCDYSNFLQELEQLLQEAEVFHGHS